The following proteins are co-located in the Trueperaceae bacterium genome:
- a CDS encoding YbaB/EbfC family nucleoid-associated protein, whose product MNMQKLMKEAQKAQKQMEEAQQRLAELTVEGSAGGGLVTATATGAGDVTRVKIDPGSVDPEDVDLLEDLVAAAVADAQRKAKELQEREMGGAMGGLGGMGGLGGLGL is encoded by the coding sequence ATGAACATGCAGAAGCTCATGAAAGAGGCCCAGAAGGCCCAGAAACAGATGGAGGAGGCGCAGCAACGCCTCGCCGAACTCACGGTGGAGGGCAGCGCCGGCGGGGGCCTCGTCACCGCCACCGCCACCGGCGCGGGCGACGTCACGCGCGTGAAGATCGACCCCGGCAGCGTCGATCCCGAGGACGTCGACCTGCTCGAGGACCTCGTCGCCGCCGCCGTCGCCGACGCCCAACGCAAAGCCAAGGAACTGCAGGAGCGCGAGATGGGCGGCGCCATGGGTGGGCTCGGCGGCATGGGCGGACTCGGCGGGTTGGGCCTCTGA